In Balneola sp., one genomic interval encodes:
- a CDS encoding SIMPL domain-containing protein, producing the protein MVSTGRKLGKITLTVSLLFFGVSCKSMAQQQPISERTITINMSASELLPANLIIFNVNINAEADTPKEAFEAHKERESLLADLLKEFDIKEEDIDFEPIRMNKRYRNESQTTVTNQSVSLSFNNFGTYEKIQITLIENGFDSFNGQFSSTEISEGKEKALISAIEAAKERAELIANTSGVALGPVQTINYSDHQIGIPRKSSMMAMDAVRSESSMMDFAQTVSVTANINISFSIK; encoded by the coding sequence ATGGTATCAACTGGTAGAAAACTTGGGAAAATCACACTCACTGTAAGCCTTCTCTTTTTTGGTGTGAGTTGTAAATCCATGGCTCAGCAGCAGCCTATTTCTGAACGTACAATCACCATAAACATGAGTGCATCTGAACTCCTTCCGGCTAACCTCATTATCTTTAATGTGAACATCAACGCTGAAGCTGATACCCCAAAGGAAGCTTTTGAAGCTCATAAAGAACGAGAATCTTTACTTGCTGATCTTTTAAAAGAATTCGACATCAAAGAAGAGGATATTGATTTTGAACCCATCAGAATGAATAAAAGGTATCGGAATGAAAGCCAGACAACGGTTACAAATCAATCCGTAAGTCTGTCTTTTAATAATTTTGGAACGTATGAGAAAATCCAAATTACACTCATCGAAAATGGGTTCGACTCATTTAATGGTCAGTTTTCTTCTACTGAAATTTCAGAAGGAAAAGAAAAAGCTTTAATCAGCGCTATAGAAGCGGCGAAAGAGCGAGCCGAACTCATTGCAAACACTTCGGGAGTTGCATTGGGACCAGTGCAAACTATTAATTATTCCGATCATCAGATTGGGATACCCCGTAAATCAAGTATGATGGCTATGGATGCAGTGAGAAGTGAGTCCTCAATGATGGACTTTGCTCAAACAGTTTCCGTTACCGCCAACATCAACATTTCTTTTTCCATCAAATAG
- a CDS encoding ABC transporter, translated as MSNILEVHQLFRKFKSGTKTLTVVDDINFSIQEGISCAIVGPSGSGKTTLLGLCAGLDRPSSGSVSLNGIPLNPLNEDERAQVRNKHVGFVFQTFQLVPTLTAVENVMVPLELRGEGTKEVRERAIELLTSVGLGDRTHHYPTQLSGGEQQRVAIARAFINQPKILFADEPTGNLDTETGQYIEKLIFDLNEQQGTTLVLVTHDLELAKKCNRIIKLKNGQVHEDSFVEQEPETIAK; from the coding sequence GTGTCAAATATACTCGAAGTTCATCAGTTATTCCGCAAATTTAAAAGCGGAACAAAAACATTAACCGTCGTTGACGATATTAATTTTTCAATTCAGGAAGGTATTTCCTGCGCAATTGTTGGTCCGTCCGGTTCCGGCAAAACAACCTTATTAGGTTTATGCGCCGGACTTGATCGCCCTTCTTCCGGAAGTGTATCCCTCAACGGAATTCCACTTAATCCCTTAAACGAAGACGAACGGGCTCAGGTTAGAAACAAACATGTTGGTTTCGTGTTCCAGACATTTCAACTTGTGCCTACCTTAACCGCTGTAGAGAACGTAATGGTTCCACTTGAATTGCGTGGCGAGGGAACAAAGGAAGTCCGGGAAAGAGCTATTGAATTACTCACCAGCGTTGGCCTTGGCGACCGTACCCATCACTACCCTACCCAACTTTCCGGAGGTGAGCAACAGCGAGTAGCTATAGCCCGCGCATTTATCAATCAGCCAAAGATTCTTTTTGCTGATGAACCGACCGGAAACCTGGATACAGAAACCGGGCAGTACATCGAAAAGCTTATTTTTGATCTAAACGAACAGCAGGGAACAACCTTGGTGTTGGTAACTCATGATCTTGAGCTCGCTAAGAAATGTAATCGCATTATCAAGCTCAAAAATGGTCAGGTTCACGAAGACAGTTTTGTTGAACAGGAACCTGAAACTATTGCTAAATAG
- a CDS encoding lysophospholipase, which yields MNTFLKPFLLLPLFLTLFLVSANCQPDEEYQKLEKESVRYLALGDSYTIGTAINPQNSYPYQLADTLRMMGISVDTTQIIATNGWTTTDLKGGIQETAPSSDFDLVSLLIGVNNQYQGKEIELYKTEFRELLEQAIGFAGGNAGNVFVISIPNYGVTPFAESRNPKKIGAELIEYDRIARDISSEYDIPFINITPISELANYDLSLLASDELHPSAKMYSMWIGEMLPTVTKIIEQ from the coding sequence ATGAACACTTTCTTAAAACCATTTTTACTGTTACCACTTTTTTTGACGCTTTTCCTTGTTTCTGCGAATTGTCAGCCTGACGAAGAGTACCAAAAGCTTGAAAAAGAATCTGTTCGGTATTTAGCCCTGGGAGACTCATACACTATTGGAACAGCCATTAATCCCCAAAATAGTTACCCTTACCAGTTGGCTGATACGCTTAGAATGATGGGTATTTCAGTTGACACCACACAAATAATTGCTACCAACGGCTGGACAACCACCGATTTAAAAGGTGGAATTCAGGAAACAGCTCCAAGCTCCGACTTTGACTTGGTATCTCTTTTAATTGGAGTGAATAATCAATACCAGGGAAAAGAAATTGAGCTCTATAAAACCGAATTCAGAGAGTTATTAGAGCAAGCTATTGGTTTTGCCGGAGGAAATGCGGGGAACGTATTTGTCATATCCATCCCAAATTATGGAGTTACTCCTTTTGCAGAATCCCGAAACCCGAAGAAAATTGGGGCCGAATTAATCGAATATGACCGCATAGCCAGAGATATCAGCAGTGAATATGATATTCCTTTCATCAATATTACACCGATTTCAGAATTAGCTAACTATGATTTATCACTATTAGCTTCTGATGAACTTCACCCTTCGGCTAAAATGTATAGCATGTGGATTGGAGAAATGCTGCCAACAGTCACAAAAATCATAGAACAATGA
- a CDS encoding PIG-L domain-containing protein: MKKLLTTFFISITLVCTLNAQDALLDYKPKVLLVTAHPDDDALYSATIFKTTQLLNGVVDLALLTNGEGGYTYSTLGSYIYEGKLDGKELDTEEVGRKWLPGIRKKELMAGGDIVGIRNYFFLDQPDFEYTEDVSIPLVKWNTDWARTKLANIMQEGEYDFLFLMLPYETTHGHHKASAVIALQALQTLPKENRPIALQGFIRRGEEDPGVDFSQLENHPETRVMTDQIFEFNRNQTFGANDRMNYNIIGNWVIAEHKSQGTMQLLMQSDKGVIEQYWYVALNGEEGLAKTAEFFKAVNAVEP, encoded by the coding sequence ATGAAAAAGCTACTTACCACATTTTTCATATCCATCACATTGGTATGTACTCTAAATGCACAGGATGCATTACTTGATTACAAGCCAAAAGTACTTTTAGTCACAGCTCACCCTGATGATGATGCTCTCTATTCAGCTACAATTTTTAAAACAACCCAATTGTTAAACGGAGTTGTGGATTTAGCTTTGCTTACCAATGGAGAGGGAGGCTACACCTATTCAACCCTGGGAAGCTATATTTATGAAGGGAAGCTGGATGGAAAAGAGTTGGATACAGAAGAGGTGGGAAGAAAGTGGCTGCCGGGTATCCGTAAAAAGGAATTGATGGCCGGGGGAGATATTGTAGGAATCCGCAACTACTTCTTTTTAGATCAGCCCGATTTTGAGTATACCGAGGATGTGAGTATTCCTTTAGTAAAATGGAACACGGATTGGGCACGAACCAAACTTGCAAACATCATGCAAGAGGGAGAGTATGATTTTCTTTTCCTGATGCTGCCCTATGAGACTACTCATGGTCACCATAAGGCTTCAGCAGTGATAGCCCTGCAGGCTCTGCAGACCTTACCTAAAGAAAATCGCCCTATTGCCCTCCAGGGATTTATCCGAAGGGGTGAAGAAGATCCGGGTGTTGATTTCAGCCAGCTTGAGAACCATCCCGAAACAAGAGTGATGACTGATCAGATTTTCGAGTTTAACCGAAATCAGACTTTTGGGGCGAATGACCGAATGAATTACAACATTATCGGAAACTGGGTGATTGCTGAACATAAATCGCAAGGAACCATGCAGCTGCTTATGCAGAGTGACAAAGGTGTTATTGAGCAATATTGGTATGTTGCATTGAACGGTGAAGAGGGACTGGCTAAAACCGCCGAATTTTTTAAAGCAGTAAATGCCGTTGAGCCGTGA
- a CDS encoding arylesterase produces MIRELTIALILLMAVSVQAQETEAQTILFFGDSITAGLGVQQEQAFPALVQDRIDSLGMNYEVINGGLSGETSAGGLRRIDWILRRDIDLMVLELGGNDGLRGIDLSSTKENLQKIIEKFQAKNPNGQIILAGMQVPPNLGQEYTSEFQTIYPELAEENDLPLIPLIMDKLGGSEELIQGDGIHPTPKGHKVIAETVWDVLKEYI; encoded by the coding sequence ATGATTAGAGAATTAACAATCGCACTTATTTTATTGATGGCTGTTTCAGTACAAGCTCAGGAGACGGAAGCCCAAACCATCTTATTTTTTGGTGATAGCATCACCGCTGGACTCGGAGTTCAGCAGGAGCAAGCTTTTCCTGCTCTTGTGCAGGATAGGATTGATTCATTAGGAATGAACTATGAAGTTATTAATGGCGGGCTAAGCGGTGAGACTTCAGCCGGTGGTTTACGGCGTATTGACTGGATTCTTCGCCGTGATATTGATCTCATGGTTTTGGAGTTGGGAGGCAATGACGGATTAAGAGGTATTGACTTAAGTTCGACCAAAGAAAACCTTCAGAAAATTATTGAAAAATTTCAGGCTAAAAATCCTAATGGACAAATAATACTGGCCGGTATGCAAGTCCCGCCAAATTTAGGGCAGGAGTATACTTCAGAATTTCAAACTATTTACCCTGAGTTGGCCGAAGAAAATGACCTTCCTTTAATTCCACTCATTATGGATAAACTCGGAGGGAGTGAAGAATTGATTCAAGGGGACGGAATTCATCCAACGCCCAAAGGACATAAGGTGATCGCGGAAACCGTGTGGGATGTATTGAAGGAATATATCTAA